From one Trifolium pratense cultivar HEN17-A07 linkage group LG1, ARS_RC_1.1, whole genome shotgun sequence genomic stretch:
- the LOC123919079 gene encoding uncharacterized protein LOC123919079, giving the protein MDFFTRDINEDSILRCPFLRNINEPTNFSFVSPLAFPMPVRAAKGPIFEDGPNFDLAFRLFHGSDGVVPLSERSFQRLDKVNHEPPKSQFNPLAAKAATISLSSFGFGGAFGFDAFNEKWKNKNKNSKKEPSSKDGSKHEAGNDWLQNGNCPIAKSYQAVSKVLPLVAKVIQPPPGMKYRCPQVIVDARAALARTAFAKNLRPQGLPTKVLVIGMMGMAANVPLGIWREHTEKFSPSWFAAVHAAVPFIAMLRKSVLMPKSAMAFTIAASILGQVLGSRAERYRLKAVAAKKLSAIETTDVGSAQLPVVKSKDRHCGDDAAIKWNASSLQLAGTSSTDVFC; this is encoded by the exons ATGGACTTCTTTACTAGAGATATAAATGAGGACTCTATCCTTAGGTGTCCTTTCTTGAGGAACATTAATGAACCCACTAACTTCTCATTTGTTTCACCTTTGGCTTTTCCAATGCCG GTGCGTGCAGCTAAAGGTCCAATTTTTGAAGACGGTCCCAATTTTGATTTGGCATTTAGGCTTTTCCATGGGAGCGATGGTGTAGTTCCCTTATCTGAGAGATCTTTTCAGCGTTTAGACAAAGTGAACCATGAACCTCCAAAATCCCAATTCAATCCATTGGCTGCAAAGGCAGCAACTATAAGTCTATCATCATTTGGGTTTGGCGGGGCTTTCGGTTTTGACGCATTTAATGAGAAGTGgaagaacaagaataaaaactcaaaaaaagAACCTTCCTCAAAG GATGGTTCGAAGCATGAGGCAGGCAATGACTGGCTGCAAAATGGGAACTGCCCAATTGCAAAGTCATATCAGGCTGTTAGTAAAGTCCTTCCACTTGTAGCAAAGGTTATTCAGCCTCCTCCCGGTATGAAATACAGGTGCCCGCAGGTGATAGTTGATGCCCGGGCAGCTTTAGCACGCACCGCATTTGCAAAGAATCTCCGTCCTCAGGGCTTGCCGACAAAAGTTCTTGTGATCGGAATGATGGGGATGGCAGCAAATGTTCCCTTGGGTATATGGAGAGAACATACTGAGAAATTTTCACCGTCATGGTTTGCTGCAGTCCATGCAGCTGTTCCATTCATAGCAATGCTTAGGAAGTCTGTGTTGATGCCTAAATCAGCCATGGCATTTACTATCGCAGCATCAATATTGGGCCAAGTACTCGGGTCGAGAGCTGAGAGGTACCGTCTGAAGGCAGTTGCTGCAAAAAAGTTGTCTGCAATAGAGACTACTGATGTTGGTTCGGCTCAGTTACCAGTGGTTAAATCTAAAGACAGGCACTGTGGTGATGATGCTGCTATCAAGTGGAATGCATCTTCCCTTCAGCTGGCAGGAACTTCATCAACTGATGTATTTTGTTGA